The Buteo buteo chromosome 3, bButBut1.hap1.1, whole genome shotgun sequence genome has a window encoding:
- the DCSTAMP gene encoding dendritic cell-specific transmembrane protein: MQTFVSIAQNAWGIFISERKPGWKYLMQLFAVCSAVGFLSSFLLFLGMHFSLAHHPLGPLLISGFIWISLSIALSCFKQLRCFSVLFLLSCGLQNGRNALITAGTGVVVAGNIQNIFHNLKILADSITCHLEYEQFALIKYYVEAVKWIYEAAKLSPELSKQIVFLRHEFVPSYSISDDALKQELNDTKQEIQRVANQISFMLTVLPYIGQKALPILGIFLASFGTGLFIKKFVGSHSAKFKNTYITKQFIAFDEHQKQQQRPCLLPLNRKERKDYVTIPSFCLTRKDRKNMQRFFLPVIIHLCIWLLFAAVDYLFYWLIISVNKHLQEVPDLEIELSLFQQRNENSFIFHMTESIQKTDPFKISLFKHDCIPQPELAPSTTWIQLGVIIFFLIIFGLFSGLLTQLKILVSTSFYPDTEMKRIHYLHAKLLKKRAKLQEKTGKNMFARTVNFWFPILEAVRKKERSVVNDSMV, translated from the exons atgcaaacatttgtcTCAATAGCCCAGAACGCATGGGGAATTTTTATATCTGAAAGGAAGCCCGGCTGGAAGTATCTGATGCAGCTTTTTGCAGTTTGCTCTGCAGTTGGCTTCCTCTCAAGCTTTCTCTTATTCCTTGGCATGCACTTCTCCCTGGCACACCACCCTTTGGGTCCCTTACTGATTTCTGGATTCATCTGGATCTCACTTTCTATCGCGCTGTCCTGTTTCAAGCAGCTGCGCTGTTTTAGTGTCCTGTTCCTCCTTTCTTGTGGATTGCAAAATGGCAGGAATGCTCTTATTACTGCTGGCACAGGTGTTGTGGTGGCCGGCaacatccaaaatatttttcacaacCTAAAGATTCTGGCAGACAGTATAACCTGTCATTTAGAGTATGAGCAATTTGCCTTGATAAAATATTATGTTGAGGCAGTAAAATGGATTTATGAGGCAGCCAAGCTTTCCCCTGAACTATCTAAACAGATAGTGTTCCTAAGGCATGAATTCGTACCATCTTATTCAATTTCAGATGATGCATTAAAACAAGAACTAAATGACACAAAGCAAGAAATCCAGAGAGTTGCCAACCAGATATCTTTCATGCTGACTGTACTGCCCTATATAGGCCAGAAAGCACTGCCTATATTGGGGATTTTTCTAGCTTCTTTTGGAACTGGTCTCTTTATCAAAAAATTCGTGGGCTCTCACAGTGCCAAATTTAAGAATACTTATATCACAAAACAGTTTATTGCATTTGATGAGCACCAAAAGCAACAGCAACGACCCTGTCTTCTGCCacttaacagaaaagaaagaaaagattatgtGACAATCCCATCTTTCTGCCTCAcaaggaaggacagaaaaaacatgcagcgtttttttctccctgtaatCATTCATCTTTGCATATGGCTTCTGTTTGCTGCAGTagattatttgttttattggctaattatttctgtgaataaaCATCTCCAAGAAGTACCGGATCTAGAGATTGAACTCAGCCTCTTTCAGCAA AGGAATGAGAATAGCTTTATCTTTCATATGACAGAGAGCATTCAAAAGACTGATCCTTTCAAGATCTCTTTGTTCAAGCATGACTGCATCCCTCAGCCAGAGCTCGCTCCTTCCACAACATGGATCCAGCTTGGAGTCATCATCTTCTTCTTAATCATTTTTGGGTTATTCTCTGGCCTCCTGACCCAACTTAAAATACTGGTGTCAACTTCATTTTATCCTGACACTGAGATGAAACGGATACATTATTTGCATGCAAAATTACTcaagaaaagagcaaagctacaagagaaaactgggaagaaCATGTTTGCTAGAACG gTCAACTTTTGGTTTCCAATACTTGAGGcagtgaggaagaaagaaaggagtgTGGTAAATGACAGCATGGTGTGA